A genome region from Labilibaculum antarcticum includes the following:
- the ggt gene encoding gamma-glutamyltransferase, with protein sequence MRTTKCLSILLFISLFVFSCSSPQKPKSYKNGIVVTAHYLASEVGNEILQKGGNAFDAAIAVQFALAVAYPRAGNIAGGGFAVIRTSKGEYNSLDFRETAPRAAYEQMYCDKKGNVNSDLSQKGHLAVGVPGTVDGMVKLHQKYGKMEWKALVAPAIKLAMNGVALSLSEANKLNDYRDQIRNQNKGKETNPYVRENLFEEGDTLINIALGRALLRIKENGRNGFYEGETADLIVSEMQKNGGMITAEDLQGYQSVWRTPVMGEYRAHKIISMPPPSSGGIALLELLYGAEQYKMNEFDFGSFEHIHLMVELERRVYADRATWLGDPDYYEVPVDRLIDEAYLENRFSDIEMDKKTNSQDIKAGTVELIESFETTHFSIADSKGNAIAVTTTLNGNYGSKVVVDGGGFFLNNEMDDFSSKPGFPNQFGLVGGEANAIKGGKRMLSSMTPTIVEKNGKLFMVLGSPGGSTIITSVFQNIINRIDFEMAPQQVVNAPRIHSQWLPDEVYVETDFPSKNVLDKLKAAGHVIKSQAKIGVMSNIFVSDSEEYIGVADTKRHADSKATGY encoded by the coding sequence ATGCGCACTACTAAATGTCTATCAATTCTTTTATTTATTTCTCTGTTTGTCTTTTCATGCAGTAGTCCTCAAAAGCCCAAATCCTATAAAAATGGGATTGTGGTAACCGCTCATTATTTGGCTTCCGAAGTTGGAAATGAAATACTGCAAAAAGGGGGGAATGCCTTCGATGCAGCTATTGCAGTTCAATTTGCATTGGCAGTGGCCTATCCAAGAGCTGGAAATATTGCCGGAGGAGGTTTTGCAGTAATCCGTACTTCTAAGGGAGAATACAATTCTCTCGATTTTAGAGAAACAGCTCCAAGAGCAGCCTATGAGCAGATGTATTGCGATAAGAAGGGGAATGTAAATTCTGATTTGAGTCAGAAAGGGCATTTGGCAGTTGGAGTTCCCGGTACGGTTGATGGAATGGTAAAACTACATCAGAAATATGGAAAAATGGAATGGAAGGCATTAGTTGCCCCAGCAATTAAATTGGCCATGAATGGTGTTGCTTTAAGTTTGTCGGAAGCGAATAAATTAAATGATTATCGAGATCAAATCAGAAATCAGAATAAAGGGAAAGAGACAAATCCTTATGTGAGAGAGAATCTTTTTGAAGAAGGAGATACATTGATTAATATAGCTTTGGGAAGAGCGTTATTACGGATAAAAGAAAATGGACGAAATGGTTTTTATGAAGGTGAAACTGCTGATTTAATTGTTTCCGAAATGCAAAAGAATGGCGGTATGATTACGGCAGAAGATCTTCAGGGATATCAATCGGTATGGAGAACACCTGTAATGGGTGAGTACCGTGCACACAAAATCATTTCAATGCCTCCGCCATCAAGTGGAGGAATTGCATTACTGGAATTGTTATATGGTGCAGAGCAGTACAAAATGAATGAATTTGATTTTGGATCTTTTGAGCACATCCATTTAATGGTCGAGCTGGAGAGAAGAGTGTATGCCGATCGGGCTACCTGGCTTGGTGATCCGGATTATTACGAGGTTCCTGTTGATCGATTAATCGATGAGGCGTATTTAGAGAATCGTTTTTCTGACATTGAGATGGATAAGAAAACAAACTCTCAGGATATTAAAGCGGGAACTGTTGAACTAATAGAAAGTTTCGAAACAACTCATTTTTCTATTGCTGATTCAAAAGGGAATGCAATTGCTGTTACCACAACATTAAATGGCAATTACGGAAGCAAAGTGGTCGTTGATGGCGGTGGCTTTTTCCTAAATAATGAAATGGATGATTTTAGCAGCAAACCTGGCTTCCCAAATCAGTTCGGATTGGTTGGCGGTGAAGCGAATGCTATAAAAGGCGGAAAACGGATGCTAAGTAGTATGACGCCTACAATTGTGGAGAAAAATGGGAAGTTGTTCATGGTATTGGGCTCCCCGGGAGGATCGACAATAATCACATCAGTATTTCAAAACATTATTAATCGCATTGATTTTGAAATGGCACCTCAACAAGTTGTAAATGCTCCAAGAATCCATTCGCAATGGTTACCCGATGAGGTATATGTTGAGACAGATTTTCCATCGAAAAATGTTTTAGATAAACTCAAAGCAGCAGGACATGTAATAAAGTCTCAAGCAAAAATAGGCGTGATGTCCAATATTTTTGTTTCAGATTCGGAGGAATACATTGGTGTGGCTGATACTAAAAGACATGCCGATAGTAAGGCCACCGGATATTGA
- the map gene encoding type I methionyl aminopeptidase yields the protein MSEIIIKTPEQIEGIRKSSQLAGNTLKYISDFVKEGVSTEYLDQLIEEYIRNNNAIPAPLNYHGFPKSCCISLNNVICHGIPDEKTILKNGDILNIDVTTILDGYFGDTSTMFTIGEVSKEAANLVEDTEHAMYLGIDQVKPGNYFGNIGFMIGRFAKGKKYSVVYEFCGHGVGIEFHEAPQVEHIAPKNSGPKMKAGMVFTIEPMINLGKPRAIVDEKDGWTARTIDKKLSAQFEHTILVTEDGFEILSDVGDYDIFK from the coding sequence ATGAGTGAAATAATCATTAAAACACCGGAACAAATTGAGGGAATTCGAAAAAGTTCTCAATTAGCAGGAAATACTCTAAAATATATTAGCGATTTCGTTAAAGAAGGAGTTAGCACAGAATATTTAGATCAGTTGATTGAAGAATACATTCGAAATAATAATGCAATACCTGCACCTCTTAATTATCATGGTTTTCCAAAATCATGTTGTATTTCTTTAAATAATGTAATCTGCCACGGTATTCCGGATGAAAAAACCATTCTTAAAAATGGTGACATTTTGAATATTGATGTGACTACAATTTTAGATGGTTACTTTGGAGATACCAGTACCATGTTTACTATTGGAGAAGTTTCAAAAGAAGCAGCTAATTTGGTTGAAGATACTGAACACGCCATGTATTTGGGAATTGACCAAGTTAAACCTGGCAATTACTTTGGCAACATCGGTTTTATGATAGGACGTTTTGCCAAAGGAAAAAAATACAGTGTTGTCTACGAATTTTGTGGTCATGGTGTTGGCATCGAATTTCACGAAGCGCCTCAAGTTGAGCATATCGCTCCCAAAAATTCCGGACCAAAGATGAAAGCAGGTATGGTTTTCACCATTGAACCAATGATTAATTTGGGTAAACCAAGAGCCATTGTTGATGAAAAAGATGGCTGGACAGCTCGTACTATTGACAAGAAGTTATCCGCACAATTCGAACATACAATTTTAGTAACTGAAGATGGATTTGAAATTCTTTCGGATGTAGGTGATTATGATATTTTCAAGTAA
- a CDS encoding NUDIX hydrolase — protein sequence MSPTFPQKVIKYCPKCGGAKFLYKSDNSFLCENCNFHLYVNASAAVAALIVNDKGELMLARRAVEPQKGMLDLPGGFVDVMETAEQALCREIMEELGVEITELSYFMSCPNEYVYGGLSVFTLDLAYICKIESFSNLNAKDDISGFEFYPLDNIPFPEIGSVSMKEIIKVFVNK from the coding sequence ATGAGTCCTACGTTTCCTCAAAAGGTAATAAAATATTGTCCCAAATGCGGAGGAGCTAAGTTTCTCTATAAAAGTGACAATTCATTTTTGTGTGAGAACTGTAATTTTCATTTGTATGTAAATGCCTCTGCAGCAGTCGCCGCTTTAATCGTTAACGATAAAGGGGAGTTGATGCTTGCCCGAAGAGCTGTTGAACCCCAAAAAGGAATGCTCGATTTACCCGGAGGATTTGTGGATGTAATGGAAACAGCAGAACAAGCTCTTTGTCGGGAAATTATGGAAGAATTGGGTGTGGAAATTACCGAATTATCCTACTTCATGTCTTGTCCAAATGAATATGTTTACGGAGGATTAAGCGTATTCACCTTGGATTTAGCCTATATTTGCAAAATTGAGTCTTTTTCTAATTTAAACGCAAAAGATGATATCTCAGGATTTGAATTTTATCCTCTTGATAATATTCCTTTCCCTGAAATAGGATCGGTTTCGATGAAGGAAATTATTAAGGTATTTGTAAATAAATAA
- a CDS encoding CDP-glycerol glycerophosphotransferase family protein — protein MNVTKYFAVFYTEQIYFLPQFLPVAKEMKRRGLPYLIVLKGTTSRDMFDQNERIIKICEDKNLSFQLGINGLDNASIEYLICGGDEHPDVNIPYKKSVLIVHGIGTKRSAFAEEKNKFDIRFIEGDFRLRKLKELYPDAKTILENVGFSKLDDVLAMSNEEVDKMYETYGFDRCKKTLLYAPTFYPSSLERMPNNFPEQFKDYNLIIKPHFFSYIRKKYKRQRRKLDIWAKYKNVYVAGFDDFNIVPFYALADLLISDESSVVFEFAALDKPVILNRFLKLRLTYRLFGQRKLRKRMEPAMDQFRDLGENIWHYKDLKKGVEKELASPENFKQRRAECTHEIIGLVDGKVSVRMVDVLEKNHSDKTK, from the coding sequence ATGAATGTGACGAAGTATTTTGCAGTTTTTTATACTGAGCAAATTTATTTTTTGCCACAATTCTTACCCGTGGCGAAGGAAATGAAAAGGAGAGGGTTGCCATATCTGATTGTTTTGAAGGGAACTACGAGTAGGGATATGTTTGACCAAAATGAAAGAATTATCAAGATATGCGAAGATAAAAATCTTTCATTCCAACTTGGAATTAATGGGCTTGATAATGCTAGCATTGAGTATTTAATTTGTGGAGGAGACGAACATCCAGATGTAAATATACCTTATAAGAAATCGGTATTAATCGTACATGGTATTGGAACTAAACGAAGTGCTTTTGCCGAGGAAAAGAATAAATTTGATATCCGTTTTATTGAAGGCGATTTCAGGTTACGAAAGTTAAAAGAGTTATATCCAGATGCGAAAACAATTTTGGAAAATGTTGGTTTCTCGAAGTTGGATGATGTATTGGCCATGAGTAATGAAGAGGTCGACAAAATGTACGAAACGTACGGATTTGATCGATGTAAAAAGACATTGCTATATGCTCCTACTTTTTATCCAAGTTCATTGGAAAGAATGCCAAATAATTTCCCTGAACAATTCAAAGACTACAACTTAATTATTAAACCACATTTCTTTTCTTATATTCGAAAAAAATATAAACGTCAGAGAAGAAAACTTGATATTTGGGCAAAGTATAAAAATGTATATGTTGCAGGTTTCGACGATTTTAATATTGTTCCTTTCTATGCTTTGGCTGATTTATTAATATCCGATGAATCATCAGTAGTATTTGAATTTGCAGCACTTGATAAGCCCGTTATTCTAAATCGATTCTTAAAATTGAGGCTGACTTACAGGTTATTTGGTCAACGAAAATTGAGGAAGAGAATGGAGCCTGCAATGGATCAATTCCGTGATTTGGGTGAGAATATATGGCATTACAAAGACCTAAAGAAGGGCGTAGAAAAAGAGCTGGCAAGCCCAGAGAATTTCAAACAACGAAGAGCTGAATGTACACATGAAATTATTGGACTTGTTGATGGAAAAGTTTCGGTTCGAATGGTTGATGTTTTAGAAAAAAACCATTCTGATAAAACGAAATAA
- a CDS encoding SDR family NAD(P)-dependent oxidoreductase, producing MKYAFVTGSTKGIGKAIGLKLLQEGYFVVFNYSNSEESAEHLKAEISVLYSDHFSILKADLSDLNQVEIVATQLRQLLPKIDLLVFNAGLTDRSPLGEVKQKDWLSVFNANVNVPFFLLQELVPNITKGGNIIFIGSMLGNIPHSASISYGVTKSAIHSLVKNMVKFLSQDKIRINAIAPGFVDTDWQKDKPEWLREKIKSKIALKRFAKEEEVANICHQITQNEYLTGQVIQLDGGYNYE from the coding sequence ATGAAATATGCATTCGTAACCGGATCTACCAAAGGAATTGGAAAAGCTATTGGACTTAAATTACTACAAGAAGGGTATTTTGTAGTTTTTAATTACAGTAATTCTGAAGAATCAGCAGAGCATTTAAAAGCAGAAATCAGTGTTTTATATTCTGATCATTTTTCAATTTTAAAAGCAGATTTATCAGATTTAAATCAGGTAGAAATAGTTGCGACTCAATTGAGGCAACTTCTCCCCAAAATTGATTTGCTGGTTTTTAATGCTGGTTTAACTGATCGAAGTCCTTTGGGTGAGGTAAAACAAAAAGATTGGCTTAGCGTTTTTAATGCCAATGTAAATGTTCCCTTTTTCTTACTACAAGAATTAGTACCAAACATTACCAAAGGAGGAAATATTATTTTTATTGGTTCGATGCTAGGCAATATTCCTCATTCTGCTTCTATATCTTATGGAGTTACTAAAAGTGCAATTCATTCATTGGTCAAAAATATGGTGAAATTCCTTTCACAGGATAAAATTAGGATAAATGCAATTGCTCCAGGCTTTGTAGATACTGATTGGCAAAAGGATAAACCAGAATGGCTTCGTGAAAAGATCAAATCAAAAATTGCACTTAAGAGGTTTGCCAAAGAGGAAGAAGTAGCAAATATTTGTCATCAAATAACACAAAACGAATACCTTACAGGCCAAGTCATTCAGCTCGACGGAGGCTATAATTACGAATAA
- a CDS encoding glycosyltransferase family 9 protein, which translates to MKNSIVPIKNAKKIIVRLPNFLGDSIMSTPTLQLLLTEYPTAMLTIVCKEPISELFQDFTRVEEIIIDDTKKKGNRILNVIKLIGKIRSEKYDLGVLFHNSFLNALIFRLARISHVIGYKNESRGVLLTYGLKMERRRHYVNHYAELVNSYLNDKYKILPELNISIPEGNFIGDFDEKRPIVGLSLGFDEQKGRSYPKSNSISLIHELLKLNKYNLVILGGKSEVSRGSEYINQISASDHNFVRNLTGKLTVPQFVNVISNLDLLVTIDSSPMHIAASAETPFIVLLGKSTSPFCTVKPKVDFGVYLKNENSLLDESLFISQITPLEIIEQIEAFFCNKSNCITNVLTSV; encoded by the coding sequence ATGAAAAATAGTATTGTCCCTATAAAAAATGCAAAGAAGATCATTGTGCGACTACCCAATTTTTTGGGAGATTCGATAATGAGCACTCCTACTTTACAACTTTTGCTTACAGAATACCCAACTGCTATGCTTACCATAGTCTGTAAGGAGCCAATCTCAGAATTATTTCAAGATTTTACTAGAGTTGAAGAAATTATTATTGATGATACGAAAAAGAAAGGGAATCGAATTCTTAATGTTATAAAATTGATTGGAAAAATAAGATCTGAAAAATATGATTTAGGGGTATTGTTTCATAATAGTTTTTTAAATGCCCTGATTTTTAGATTGGCCAGGATTAGTCATGTGATCGGTTATAAGAATGAATCAAGAGGTGTTTTACTTACTTATGGGCTGAAGATGGAAAGGAGAAGACATTATGTCAATCATTATGCTGAACTCGTAAATTCGTATTTGAATGATAAATATAAAATCTTACCTGAATTAAACATTTCTATTCCGGAAGGTAATTTTATTGGTGATTTCGATGAGAAACGTCCTATAGTTGGATTAAGCTTAGGGTTTGATGAGCAGAAAGGTAGATCATATCCGAAATCAAATAGCATTTCATTAATTCACGAGTTACTAAAATTGAACAAATATAATTTGGTAATATTAGGTGGAAAGTCGGAGGTCAGTCGCGGATCAGAATATATCAATCAAATTTCTGCTTCAGATCACAATTTTGTGAGAAATCTGACGGGTAAATTAACTGTTCCACAGTTTGTAAATGTTATCTCTAATTTGGATTTACTGGTTACCATTGACTCTAGTCCAATGCATATAGCAGCATCGGCAGAAACCCCTTTTATTGTTCTTCTTGGTAAATCTACAAGTCCTTTTTGTACCGTGAAGCCTAAAGTTGATTTCGGAGTTTATTTGAAAAATGAAAATAGTTTGCTTGATGAAAGCTTATTTATTTCTCAGATAACACCACTTGAAATTATTGAGCAGATTGAAGCTTTTTTTTGTAATAAATCCAATTGTATAACTAACGTTTTGACAAGTGTGTAG
- the ispD gene encoding 2-C-methyl-D-erythritol 4-phosphate cytidylyltransferase, whose protein sequence is MKNIAVILAGGSGKRMGGSIPKQFLLLGGKPIIQHSIETFEKHSLIDEICIIIHSDFIQEIDSIVQNNQFKKVMHILPGGKERSDSSLAAINAYQENRDINLIFHDAVRPFVTDKIITNVISQLKKGKSVAVAITTVDTIFQVDENDRIVSVPQRSFLRRAQTPQAFSYKVIKKAYDIAMQDANFVATDDCGVVLKYLPNEAIYIVEGDESNIKITFEGDLVFGEQILINTKLKFPK, encoded by the coding sequence ATGAAAAATATAGCTGTTATATTGGCCGGAGGAAGTGGAAAACGTATGGGTGGATCTATACCTAAACAATTTCTACTGCTTGGCGGAAAACCAATCATTCAGCATTCTATTGAAACATTCGAAAAGCATTCCTTAATCGATGAAATTTGTATTATTATTCATTCTGATTTTATTCAGGAGATTGACAGTATTGTTCAGAACAATCAATTTAAAAAAGTGATGCACATTTTACCGGGTGGTAAAGAAAGAAGTGATTCAAGTCTTGCGGCTATTAATGCATATCAAGAAAATCGAGATATCAACTTAATCTTTCACGATGCCGTTCGTCCATTCGTAACCGACAAGATCATTACTAATGTAATTTCTCAGCTTAAAAAAGGAAAATCGGTTGCCGTTGCTATAACAACAGTCGATACGATTTTTCAGGTCGACGAAAATGATCGAATTGTTTCTGTTCCGCAAAGAAGCTTTTTAAGAAGAGCTCAAACCCCGCAAGCATTTTCATACAAGGTGATTAAAAAAGCCTACGACATTGCCATGCAAGATGCTAATTTTGTTGCTACCGATGATTGTGGAGTGGTATTGAAATACCTGCCAAATGAAGCCATCTATATTGTTGAAGGCGATGAATCAAATATCAAAATTACTTTTGAAGGAGATTTGGTATTTGGGGAGCAGATTTTAATAAATACGAAGTTAAAATTTCCTAAGTAA
- a CDS encoding adenylyltransferase/cytidyltransferase family protein → MSKERIIVYTSGTFDMFHSNHLKMVNYAKALGDLLIVGVSTDELVSSYKAPPIVPFEERLAIIEGMKAPDMVIPQRSLDHTEIVKKLHIDIFVVGDDWTGKYDYLEDQGVKVFYFPYGAGTSSTVLKEKIYESYSEIKKRIDNHENPDIIKIPNKK, encoded by the coding sequence ATGAGTAAAGAAAGAATTATAGTATATACCTCGGGGACATTTGACATGTTTCACAGCAATCATCTAAAGATGGTTAACTACGCCAAAGCCTTAGGTGATCTTCTTATTGTTGGTGTTAGTACTGACGAGCTAGTTAGTTCCTACAAAGCACCTCCAATTGTCCCCTTTGAAGAAAGATTAGCTATTATTGAAGGAATGAAAGCTCCTGATATGGTTATTCCACAAAGATCACTTGACCATACTGAAATAGTAAAGAAACTTCATATTGACATTTTTGTGGTTGGTGACGATTGGACAGGCAAGTACGATTATCTTGAAGACCAAGGAGTAAAAGTTTTTTATTTCCCATATGGTGCAGGAACAAGCAGTACTGTTCTGAAGGAAAAAATCTATGAAAGCTATTCTGAGATTAAAAAGAGAATAGATAATCATGAGAATCCTGACATTATCAAAATCCCAAATAAAAAGTAA
- a CDS encoding glycosyltransferase family 2 protein has protein sequence MENNISTSLLITTYNSPKFLDLVFRSIMKQTVMPDEVVIGDDGSKKETKDIIDSYRDKLPCKIKHVWQEDNGFQRCRILNKAIAQVTSDYILQVDGDIIMHPKFVEDHISAAKPRQFVCGNRSFVRKNKTSRLIDKPDKLSFNILDIKKRKRFFRIPCLSPFYRNKRSNTSRKGNVGCNMAYWKEDIVKINGYNEGFVGWGYEDIEMVERLMNSGVRKTTLLFMAVEYHLYHPKSSRASSIKNKKMYYDCKNLSLSFCENGINKYIDTIQ, from the coding sequence ATGGAAAATAATATATCAACCTCACTTCTTATAACTACATATAATAGTCCTAAGTTTCTAGATTTAGTTTTTAGAAGTATAATGAAACAAACTGTTATGCCTGACGAAGTTGTTATAGGCGATGACGGCTCAAAAAAAGAGACAAAAGATATTATTGATTCTTACCGTGATAAATTACCATGTAAAATCAAACATGTATGGCAAGAAGACAATGGATTTCAGAGATGTAGAATATTAAACAAAGCCATAGCTCAGGTCACCTCTGACTATATTTTGCAAGTAGATGGCGATATCATAATGCATCCAAAATTTGTAGAGGATCATATTTCCGCAGCAAAACCAAGACAATTTGTTTGCGGTAACAGAAGTTTCGTTCGTAAAAATAAAACTAGTCGCTTAATTGATAAGCCTGATAAACTATCATTTAATATTCTGGACATAAAAAAACGCAAAAGATTTTTCAGAATCCCATGCTTATCTCCCTTTTACAGAAACAAACGAAGTAATACCTCAAGAAAGGGAAATGTGGGATGTAATATGGCCTACTGGAAAGAAGATATTGTGAAAATTAATGGTTATAACGAAGGTTTTGTTGGTTGGGGATACGAAGATATTGAAATGGTCGAGCGCCTAATGAACTCAGGAGTAAGAAAAACAACTTTATTGTTTATGGCTGTAGAATATCATTTGTATCATCCTAAAAGTTCAAGAGCTAGCTCTATAAAGAATAAGAAAATGTATTACGATTGTAAAAATCTAAGCTTGTCCTTCTGTGAAAATGGAATTAATAAATATATTGACACGATCCAGTAA
- a CDS encoding helix-turn-helix domain-containing protein → MKKLMQIQSDLKVNELIKEEMKKQAVSSVELAERLHIAPSSVYNILESDSIQVARLETISKALKINFFRIVAEQINIHEPANEKIESLEEQVRDQRKENEILKEVITLLGGNK, encoded by the coding sequence ATGAAGAAATTGATGCAAATACAATCCGATCTTAAGGTGAATGAATTAATTAAGGAGGAAATGAAAAAACAAGCAGTTTCGTCAGTCGAACTTGCTGAACGATTACACATCGCACCTTCATCGGTATACAATATTTTAGAAAGCGATAGTATTCAAGTTGCCCGACTTGAAACCATTAGCAAAGCCCTAAAGATCAATTTTTTTCGAATTGTGGCTGAGCAGATCAATATTCACGAACCTGCTAATGAGAAAATTGAATCATTGGAAGAACAAGTAAGAGATCAGAGAAAAGAGAATGAGATCTTAAAGGAAGTAATAACTTTACTGGGAGGTAATAAATAA